The window GAAGGCAAATCCCCCGTCTCAGCCACAAGGAAGAAAAGGAAAGCTTTCGTATAAAATAACTGCCTCGGTAGAGGATAAGGATCGAACGCAACAAACTTCGATTCTTATCCAGCAAGACGAGCTGGATCAATTGAGACAAGAGTATGTGGATATGAAAAAAAACTGGATCCCCGCGCGGGCGGGATTTACCCAAAGTGGCGGCCAATTTAATACTGGAGATTATACTTGGGCGATTGTTGTGCAAGGGATGGTGGAAGGCTACCAAATTATTGCTGAGAACTACTCACCAAACCCTGCACAAATAAATAGTGCTTATCGGAATCCGGTCCGTAACTTACGAGTTGGTGGGGTGCCAGAGAGTCAACATATTTATGGAAGTGCAGTTGATATCCAAACGGTTTCCATTGATCTTAAGGGTTCTCCTAATATAGACGATTGGCAAAAACTGGCTGATGTTGCCGCCACTGCTCACCCAGTTTATCTTGAACCACGCAAGTTGTCGGGAGTGGGCCATGTGCATGTAGATTGGAGGAAACAGTAGAAACGGGAGGATTTTATGAAGAAAATTTTGGTTTTTTTCGTGGCAACTTTTCTGGTTATTGCAGTTGTGATTCTCGTTGGCAGGTTTAGTGGCCGGCATCTAATTAACTCCGGGACTGTCACTAATAAAATACTGCAGGAGCTAAATGATCCCAAATGGGGGGTCAGACAGATAGGGATCAAAGAAATTTTATTCAACCCCGTATTTTTGGAAGAGGCAAAGATCAAACAGAAAATTATTGTGCTTTCCCAGAAAGAGGGGAAAGTATATCAGAAAATCAGAGAGAAATATGAATCTTCTGTGGAAGGTGCTCCTGATGGAGAAGCTTATGGTGAATACTATATCGATTTGCTAGATGCCGTTGGGAAATTAAGAGATCCAAAAACGATTTCATTTCTAGTTGATTCTCTAGAGTTTGGTCCCGGTGTCGCAAGGTCGTTGTCAGAATTGGGCGATGTAGCCATCCCCGCATTGATCGAAAAATGTCATCAAGGCGATGAAGATGAGCGGTGGTGGTGTTTAAAGGCCTTAGGTTTATTCTATAAGCAAACACTTTCTTCCGACTTCAAATCACAAATCAAAAGCACAATATTAAAAGCTGTTGAAGACAGTAGTGAAAGAATTCGCACCAGAGCAACGGGGATCCTTAAAGAAATTGAGTGAGACTTGCAAAATCTATCCCAGTTTTCCCATGCCGATTTTGTCATCAACGACAAAATCCCAAGCTCGTTTAAGGAATTCTTTTCTTAAAAAAACTCGATCATTTTTTTTCGAGGGTCATCACCAGCGCCGGGATGAAAATTAGGGCGGCGGTGAGGCAGGTAACTTCGCCGATGATTCCGATCCATCCGAAAGAAACGAGGGCCTGACTTTTTGCGATGATCAGTGTGAAATAACCAATGATAGTGGTGATGGAACAGAGTGCCACGGCGCCTCCCGTTGTATTGAGAACTTTTGGCAGTGAACCCTTTCCTTCCAATTTATAGCGTTGATAAATATTAACACCGTAATCAACGCCGATTCCAAAAGTGGTAGGGATGGCGATAAAATTGAAAAAGTTGATCTTGATATTCAGTAATCCGATAGCGCCACCCATCCAGAGCACTCCCAGCACAAGTGTTCCCGTGATGAAAACAAAGCCGCGCCATTCCCGAAAAATGAGGGCCACCACAAGGCAGACAGCAAGGAAAGCGATCAGTGTGGCCTTGGGCCCGTCTTTCATGACAGCAATTAAAATGTCGGAAAAAATAACGGAATCTCCCGAAGC of the Deltaproteobacteria bacterium genome contains:
- a CDS encoding HEAT repeat domain-containing protein, with the translated sequence MKKILVFFVATFLVIAVVILVGRFSGRHLINSGTVTNKILQELNDPKWGVRQIGIKEILFNPVFLEEAKIKQKIIVLSQKEGKVYQKIREKYESSVEGAPDGEAYGEYYIDLLDAVGKLRDPKTISFLVDSLEFGPGVARSLSELGDVAIPALIEKCHQGDEDERWWCLKALGLFYKQTLSSDFKSQIKSTILKAVEDSSERIRTRATGILKEIE